One window of the Dreissena polymorpha isolate Duluth1 chromosome 5, UMN_Dpol_1.0, whole genome shotgun sequence genome contains the following:
- the LOC127882413 gene encoding tetratricopeptide repeat protein 36-like isoform X2, with the protein MDPKITSHDKAVLTRIFNPNLPYGDTYEEEENVGEHFEEVETDDIKEAKRLELEGVKAAEAGQVDKALELFSQAITVAPEHPSSYNNRAQALRLKGDIPEKDNEAKCDLTHAAHLGGQFAKQLLVSMNPYAALCNQMLADVIGKLRTGEEME; encoded by the exons ATGGACCCAAAAATTACCAGCCACGACAAGGCTGTTCTAACAAGAATCTTTAATCCTAATCTGCCCTATGGGGACACTTACGAGGAAGAGGAAAATGTTGGAGAACACTTTGAAg AAGTGGAAACTGATGACATTAAAGAGGCCAAGCGACTTGAGTTAGAAGGTGTGAAGGCGGCAGAGGCTGGGCAG GTAGATAAAGCCCTGGAGTTGTTTTCTCAAGCTATCACTGTGGCCCCTGAGCACCCATCGAGTTACAACAACAGGGCTCAGGCACTGCGCCTCAAGGGGGATATCCCTG AGAAAGACAATGAAGCAAAATGTGACCTCACTCATGCTGCTCACTTGGGAGGCCAGTTTGCCAAGCAACTGCTGGTATCCATGAATCCCTATGCTGCTCTATGTAACCAGATGCTTGCCGATGTCATTGGAAAACTGAGGACTGGCGAGGAAATGGAATGA
- the LOC127882413 gene encoding tetratricopeptide repeat protein 36-like isoform X1 gives MDPKITSHDKAVLTRIFNPNLPYGDTYEEEENVGEHFEEVETDDIKEAKRLELEGVKAAEAGQVDKALELFSQAITVAPEHPSSYNNRAQALRLKGDIPGALTDLDKALELSKGQGKVACQAYTQRGLINRLQEKDNEAKCDLTHAAHLGGQFAKQLLVSMNPYAALCNQMLADVIGKLRTGEEME, from the exons ATGGACCCAAAAATTACCAGCCACGACAAGGCTGTTCTAACAAGAATCTTTAATCCTAATCTGCCCTATGGGGACACTTACGAGGAAGAGGAAAATGTTGGAGAACACTTTGAAg AAGTGGAAACTGATGACATTAAAGAGGCCAAGCGACTTGAGTTAGAAGGTGTGAAGGCGGCAGAGGCTGGGCAG GTAGATAAAGCCCTGGAGTTGTTTTCTCAAGCTATCACTGTGGCCCCTGAGCACCCATCGAGTTACAACAACAGGGCTCAGGCACTGCGCCTCAAGGGGGATATCCCTG GTGCCCTTACTGACCTTGATAAAGCCCTGGAGCTGTCCAAAGGTCAGGGAAAGGTCGCCTGTCAGGCGTACACACAGCGTGGACTCATCAACCGTCTACAAG AGAAAGACAATGAAGCAAAATGTGACCTCACTCATGCTGCTCACTTGGGAGGCCAGTTTGCCAAGCAACTGCTGGTATCCATGAATCCCTATGCTGCTCTATGTAACCAGATGCTTGCCGATGTCATTGGAAAACTGAGGACTGGCGAGGAAATGGAATGA